In the genome of Phlebotomus papatasi isolate M1 chromosome 2, Ppap_2.1, whole genome shotgun sequence, one region contains:
- the LOC129804222 gene encoding general odorant-binding protein 70 isoform X2 — protein MRLRVLILIFVSSAEGFFISFAKKSVNVKCRKLPNVDKNIEEVLSECQEEVKYEFVRELYGYQQYDLAQSPIERLDTLRRSKRDAEEFQHPTTVTHVERRLAGCLLRCFYKRNKALNYFGYPTLYGLVHIYTDGIDDHPYFMAVLQATEECLLGISHKYSIHIQLNIDRESCDVAFDVFDCLSDKITEYCSNQTLPDNHGL, from the exons ATGCGTTTAAGGGTACTGATCCTGATCTTCGTGTCCTCAGCAGAGGGATTTTTTATCAGTTTTGCCAAGAAGAGTGTCAATGTAAAGTGTCGAAAGCTCCCGAATGTGGATAAGAATATTGAAGAAGTGCTAAGTGAGTGCCAGGAGGAGGTGAAATATGAATTTGTGCGGGAACTCTATGGCTATCAACAGTACGACCTTGCACAGTCGCCAATTGAACGCTTGGACACCCTCAGAAGATCAAAAAGAGATGCCGAAGAGTTTCAACATCCAACAACAGTGACCCATGTCGAACGAAGACTGGCCGGATGTCTCCTCAGGTGTTTCTACAAGAGGAACAAGGCACTCAACTACTTTGGCTACCCCACCCTCTATGGCCTTGTGCACATTTACACGGACGGCATCGATGATCATCCCTACTTCATGGCGGTTCTTCAGGCAACTGAAGAATGTCTCCTTGGGATCTCCCACAAATACAGCATCCACATCCAACTAAACA TTGATCGTGAAAGTTGTGATGTTGCCTTCGACGTCTTTGACTGTTTATCCGATAAGATCACAGAGTACTGCAGCAACCAAACACTCCCAGATAATCATGGTCTTTAA
- the LOC129804222 gene encoding general odorant-binding protein 70 isoform X1: protein MRLRVLILIFVSSAEGFFISFAKKSVNVKCRKLPNVDKNIEEVLSECQEEVKYEFVRELYGYQQYDLAQSPIERLDTLRRSKRDAEEFQHPTTVTHVERRLAGCLLRCFYKRNKALNYFGYPTLYGLVHIYTDGIDDHPYFMAVLQATEECLLGISHKYSIHIQLNSVDRESCDVAFDVFDCLSDKITEYCSNQTLPDNHGL, encoded by the exons ATGCGTTTAAGGGTACTGATCCTGATCTTCGTGTCCTCAGCAGAGGGATTTTTTATCAGTTTTGCCAAGAAGAGTGTCAATGTAAAGTGTCGAAAGCTCCCGAATGTGGATAAGAATATTGAAGAAGTGCTAAGTGAGTGCCAGGAGGAGGTGAAATATGAATTTGTGCGGGAACTCTATGGCTATCAACAGTACGACCTTGCACAGTCGCCAATTGAACGCTTGGACACCCTCAGAAGATCAAAAAGAGATGCCGAAGAGTTTCAACATCCAACAACAGTGACCCATGTCGAACGAAGACTGGCCGGATGTCTCCTCAGGTGTTTCTACAAGAGGAACAAGGCACTCAACTACTTTGGCTACCCCACCCTCTATGGCCTTGTGCACATTTACACGGACGGCATCGATGATCATCCCTACTTCATGGCGGTTCTTCAGGCAACTGAAGAATGTCTCCTTGGGATCTCCCACAAATACAGCATCCACATCCAACTAAACAGTG TTGATCGTGAAAGTTGTGATGTTGCCTTCGACGTCTTTGACTGTTTATCCGATAAGATCACAGAGTACTGCAGCAACCAAACACTCCCAGATAATCATGGTCTTTAA